From Synechococcus sp. A10-1-5-1, a single genomic window includes:
- a CDS encoding glycoside hydrolase 100 family protein yields MAKQFSQERLRVRPSSREEAVVAAAEEHFERTLVRIRGELVGSVAALSHPGGGGDALNYDEVFLRDNVPVMLYLLLKGRYQIVRNFLDISLELQSSTYQTRGVFPTSFVEQGEELLADYGQRSIGRITSVDASLWWPVLCWLYVKRSKDYEFGSSQKVQRGIQLLLDLVLHPTFEGTPVLFVPDCSFMIDRPMDVWGAPLEVEVLLFGCLGCCCQLMELAQKSHNSRLLEQRLVLTKQWKYDLRRYLLKHYWVTSKTMQVLRRRPTEQYGEQQSLNEFNVQPQVIPPWLQDWLEDRGGYLIGNMRTGRPDFRFYSLGNSLGCLFGLITAPQQRALFRLVLHNREALMAQMPMRICHPPLEGDKWSEKTGSDPKNWPWSYHNGGHWPSLLWYLGGAVLLHQKLHPTADVLLMGQMQAMLEECYWMQLNQLPRQQWAEYFDGPTGTWVGQQARTYQTWTIVGFLLLHHLLRVKTEDVGMLDINTP; encoded by the coding sequence TTGGCTAAGCAATTCAGCCAAGAGCGACTTCGTGTCAGGCCTAGCTCCCGCGAAGAAGCAGTCGTCGCGGCAGCAGAAGAGCATTTCGAGCGGACCTTGGTTCGTATCCGAGGCGAACTCGTTGGATCGGTGGCAGCCCTCTCCCATCCAGGAGGTGGAGGTGACGCCCTCAACTACGACGAGGTCTTCCTGCGGGACAACGTCCCAGTCATGCTCTACCTGCTGCTGAAAGGCCGCTACCAAATCGTTCGCAACTTCCTCGATATCTCCCTGGAGCTGCAAAGCAGCACCTACCAGACCCGCGGCGTCTTCCCCACCAGCTTTGTTGAGCAAGGCGAAGAACTCCTGGCCGACTACGGGCAACGCTCCATCGGTCGGATTACCAGTGTTGATGCCAGCCTCTGGTGGCCTGTCCTCTGCTGGCTCTACGTCAAACGCAGCAAGGACTACGAGTTCGGCTCCAGCCAGAAAGTCCAGAGGGGCATCCAGCTGCTGCTCGATCTGGTCCTTCACCCCACCTTTGAGGGCACTCCGGTGCTCTTCGTGCCGGACTGCTCCTTCATGATTGACCGCCCCATGGACGTCTGGGGCGCTCCACTCGAGGTCGAGGTCCTGCTGTTTGGCTGCCTTGGTTGCTGTTGCCAACTCATGGAGCTGGCCCAGAAAAGCCACAACAGCCGATTACTGGAACAGCGCCTGGTGCTGACCAAACAGTGGAAATACGACCTGCGCCGATACCTCCTGAAGCACTACTGGGTGACCAGCAAGACCATGCAAGTCCTGCGTCGCCGGCCCACAGAGCAATACGGCGAACAGCAGTCCCTCAACGAATTCAACGTCCAGCCACAGGTCATTCCCCCCTGGTTACAGGACTGGCTGGAGGACCGCGGGGGGTATCTCATCGGCAACATGCGAACTGGCAGGCCGGACTTCCGCTTCTACAGCCTGGGCAATTCTCTGGGCTGTTTGTTTGGCCTGATCACCGCACCCCAGCAACGGGCCCTCTTCCGACTGGTCCTGCACAACCGCGAGGCCCTCATGGCGCAAATGCCGATGCGCATCTGTCATCCCCCGCTCGAGGGTGACAAGTGGAGTGAGAAAACCGGATCCGACCCCAAAAACTGGCCCTGGAGTTATCACAACGGTGGCCACTGGCCCAGCTTGCTCTGGTACCTCGGCGGAGCCGTGCTCCTGCATCAAAAACTCCATCCAACAGCCGATGTCCTGCTGATGGGGCAAATGCAGGCCATGCTCGAAGAGTGCTACTGGATGCAGCTCAACCAACTGCCCAGGCAGCAGTGGGCCGAGTACTTCGATGGCCCCACTGGCACCTGGGTCGGTCAACAGGCTCGGACCTACCAGACCTGGACCATCGTCGGATTCCTACTGCTCCACCACCTCCTGCGGGTCAAGACCGAAGACGTGGGCATGCTCGACATCAACACACCCTGA
- the hrpB gene encoding ATP-dependent helicase HrpB produces the protein MPLPIDPLLPELVQRLDAGGTLLLQAPPGAGKTTGVPLALLKALPQESGRILMLEPRRLAAKAAAQRLASSLGEDVGQRIGYRVRMESRISADTRVEVVTDGLFLRQLQSDPSLEGVACVIFDEFHERRSEADLALALLREARALIAPEVRLLVMSATLNLQPLREQLPEAGLLTSEGRSFPVAIQHQPARERETLSAQVVRALESQWLDQRQDHETALVFLPGQRQIQQCQEAISRTSWAKGLEICPLHGNLPLGEQSQAIQASRSPAGKVVLATAIAESSLTIAGVALVIDSGLSRRSRFDPSSGMESLVTLPASQASAEQRAGRAGRLGPGRAIRLWSPAEQQRRPAFDPPALLEADPAPLVLQLAQWGAGLGDDLPWLEPPPRPHLLEGQELLKQLGALNSTGQLSSHGRQLSQLGVHPRLGQVLLRSRELGVPSLGCALAALLSERDPLRLDEAGCDLLRRLDWLRQGQRDHRRRSIQQLQAQLERQLKGTTAAARPPQPPLSSGDEAVLCAELIAHAYPERVSLQRPGAPGRYQLRSGRGAELHPGDPLWGSEALAIAHADGGGSDCRIQLALALPKSSIENLAQEQGERLQAVSWDPAQERVKAEESLQLGALTLERRPLRDPPAAALRAALLEGLVDLGLEALPWSKGSRQLQQRLCLAHRELGEPWLDRSDAVLLADPLNWLGDQLDGLRSRQDLQELNLCEALWSGLDWSMRQELETLLPTSLAIPSGRQASLDYGSGTPVLAVKLQELFGAATTPTVLRGRLPVTVQLLSPAGRPAAITQDLAGFWSGAYQDVRRDLRGRYPRHPWPEDPANATATALTKKRLEQQQR, from the coding sequence GTGCCGCTTCCGATTGATCCGCTGTTGCCCGAGCTGGTGCAGCGGCTTGATGCCGGTGGCACCTTGCTCCTGCAGGCTCCCCCCGGAGCCGGAAAAACCACAGGGGTTCCCCTGGCCCTGCTCAAGGCCCTACCCCAGGAGAGCGGGCGGATCTTGATGCTCGAGCCCCGCAGGTTGGCGGCCAAAGCCGCGGCCCAGCGCTTGGCCAGCAGCCTTGGGGAAGACGTCGGCCAACGGATCGGCTATCGGGTCCGAATGGAGAGCCGGATCTCGGCCGACACCCGAGTGGAGGTCGTGACCGACGGTCTCTTCCTCAGGCAACTGCAGTCGGACCCCAGCCTAGAGGGGGTGGCCTGCGTGATCTTCGACGAATTCCACGAACGTCGCAGCGAGGCGGACTTGGCCCTGGCGCTGCTGCGGGAGGCCCGCGCTCTCATCGCACCGGAGGTGCGGCTACTGGTGATGTCAGCGACGCTGAACCTGCAGCCCCTGCGCGAACAACTCCCTGAGGCCGGGCTGCTCACCAGCGAAGGACGGAGCTTCCCAGTCGCGATTCAGCACCAACCGGCGCGGGAGCGGGAGACCCTCTCGGCGCAGGTGGTGCGGGCCCTTGAGAGCCAGTGGCTTGACCAACGGCAGGACCACGAGACCGCCCTGGTGTTCCTTCCGGGGCAACGCCAAATCCAGCAGTGCCAGGAGGCGATCTCCAGGACCAGCTGGGCCAAGGGTCTGGAGATCTGCCCCCTGCACGGCAACTTGCCCCTGGGGGAGCAAAGCCAAGCGATCCAAGCCAGTCGCAGCCCAGCAGGGAAGGTGGTGCTGGCGACGGCCATTGCTGAAAGCTCCCTGACCATTGCAGGGGTCGCCCTGGTCATCGATAGCGGCCTCAGCCGCCGCAGCCGCTTCGATCCATCCAGCGGCATGGAGAGCCTGGTCACCCTGCCGGCCAGCCAGGCCAGTGCCGAACAACGGGCCGGCCGAGCCGGACGACTGGGGCCGGGACGTGCGATTCGCCTCTGGAGCCCCGCGGAGCAACAGCGGCGCCCAGCCTTTGATCCACCCGCCCTCCTGGAGGCCGACCCCGCTCCCCTGGTGCTGCAACTGGCCCAGTGGGGTGCAGGGCTGGGCGATGACCTGCCCTGGCTCGAGCCCCCCCCGCGGCCCCACCTGCTGGAGGGGCAGGAGCTGCTGAAGCAACTGGGAGCCCTGAACAGCACCGGACAGCTCAGCAGCCATGGCCGGCAACTCAGCCAGCTCGGGGTGCATCCGCGCCTCGGGCAGGTGCTGCTGCGATCCCGGGAGCTGGGTGTGCCAAGCCTGGGCTGCGCCCTGGCAGCCCTGTTGAGCGAACGGGACCCACTGCGGCTTGATGAGGCCGGCTGTGACCTGCTGCGCAGGCTGGATTGGCTGCGGCAGGGCCAGCGAGACCATCGCCGCCGCTCCATCCAGCAGCTGCAGGCCCAACTCGAGCGTCAGCTCAAAGGAACGACAGCGGCAGCCCGCCCCCCCCAACCACCCCTGAGCAGTGGCGACGAGGCGGTGCTCTGCGCTGAGCTGATTGCCCATGCCTACCCCGAGCGGGTCAGCCTGCAGCGCCCAGGCGCGCCCGGTCGCTACCAGCTCCGCTCGGGCCGTGGGGCGGAACTCCATCCCGGCGACCCCCTCTGGGGAAGCGAAGCCCTGGCGATTGCCCATGCCGATGGTGGCGGCAGCGACTGCCGGATTCAGCTGGCCCTGGCCCTTCCCAAAAGCAGCATCGAGAACCTGGCGCAAGAACAGGGCGAGCGCCTGCAAGCGGTGAGCTGGGATCCGGCCCAAGAGCGGGTCAAGGCCGAAGAAAGCCTCCAACTGGGCGCACTCACGCTGGAGCGCCGGCCCCTGCGTGATCCCCCCGCCGCCGCCCTGCGGGCCGCGCTACTGGAGGGATTGGTCGACCTAGGGCTGGAGGCCTTGCCCTGGAGCAAAGGCTCGCGGCAGTTGCAACAGAGGCTGTGCCTTGCCCACCGGGAATTGGGGGAGCCTTGGCTGGACCGAAGCGATGCGGTCCTTCTGGCAGATCCCCTGAACTGGCTGGGGGATCAACTCGATGGACTGCGCTCGCGCCAGGACCTGCAAGAACTCAATCTCTGTGAGGCCCTTTGGAGCGGCCTGGACTGGTCGATGAGGCAAGAGCTCGAGACCCTGCTTCCCACGAGCTTGGCCATTCCATCCGGCCGCCAAGCCAGCCTGGATTACGGCAGCGGAACACCCGTGCTGGCCGTCAAATTGCAGGAACTCTTCGGCGCCGCCACCACCCCAACGGTCTTGCGCGGACGACTCCCGGTCACGGTGCAGCTGCTCTCACCGGCCGGTCGACCCGCAGCGATCACCCAAGACCTGGCGGGCTTCTGGAGTGGGGCCTATCAGGACGTTCGGCGAGACCTGCGGGGCCGCTATCCCCGCCATCCCTGGCCCGAGGATCCAGCCAACGCGACGGCCACGGCCCTCACCAAAAAACGGTTGGAGCAACAACAGCGCTAA
- a CDS encoding trypsin-like peptidase domain-containing protein translates to MAGAAARIASLLMAASGGSLLIGLPPVLAQSAPAPALTRQSFVAEAVKRTGPAVVTIDTERTVVVPGRALVSPFPFNDPMLRQFFGLPPGGGATRMPPSQRTERGQGSGVIYDPSGLLLTNAHVVEGSTRVMVGLPDGRRVEGKVVGSDSVTDLAVVRLSGPGPWPVAALGDSDALQVGEWVIAVGNPFGLDQTVTLGIVSNLNRNAAALGITDKRLQLIQTDAAINPGNSGGPLLNADGEVIGINTLVRSGPGAGLGFAIPVNQASSVAQQLVASGKVSHAMVGVALEPVRSGSGAKVRSVIPGGPAARAGLRAGDVVVAAAGQPVADPAALIQVVSRHGVGRPLLLQLAREGRTLEVSVTPVELSTLMKR, encoded by the coding sequence ATGGCTGGCGCAGCGGCACGGATAGCCAGCCTCCTGATGGCGGCCAGTGGTGGATCGCTCTTGATCGGCCTGCCGCCGGTGTTGGCTCAGAGCGCCCCAGCCCCTGCGCTCACCCGTCAGTCCTTTGTGGCCGAGGCGGTCAAGCGCACCGGCCCTGCGGTGGTCACGATCGACACGGAGCGCACGGTGGTGGTCCCCGGCAGGGCTCTGGTGAGCCCGTTCCCGTTTAACGACCCGATGCTGCGGCAGTTTTTTGGGCTGCCGCCTGGAGGTGGGGCGACCCGGATGCCTCCCTCCCAACGGACGGAACGGGGGCAGGGCAGTGGGGTCATCTACGACCCTTCGGGATTGCTGCTCACCAATGCCCACGTCGTGGAGGGCAGTACGCGGGTGATGGTCGGTCTCCCAGATGGTCGCCGCGTTGAGGGGAAGGTTGTGGGGAGCGACAGCGTCACAGACCTGGCTGTCGTTCGCTTGAGCGGGCCAGGCCCCTGGCCCGTGGCAGCCCTTGGTGATTCCGATGCCCTACAGGTGGGCGAGTGGGTGATCGCGGTGGGTAATCCCTTTGGCCTGGATCAAACCGTGACCTTGGGGATCGTCAGCAACCTCAATCGCAACGCCGCAGCGTTGGGGATCACCGATAAGCGTCTGCAATTGATTCAGACCGATGCCGCCATTAACCCCGGCAATTCCGGGGGACCGTTGCTCAATGCGGATGGGGAGGTGATTGGGATCAACACACTGGTGCGCTCTGGTCCAGGGGCTGGCTTGGGCTTTGCCATTCCCGTGAACCAGGCCAGCTCGGTGGCCCAGCAGCTGGTGGCCAGCGGCAAGGTCAGCCACGCGATGGTGGGCGTTGCCCTGGAGCCGGTGCGCAGTGGCTCGGGTGCGAAGGTGCGCAGCGTGATTCCGGGAGGGCCGGCGGCTCGCGCTGGGTTGCGTGCCGGGGATGTGGTGGTGGCCGCGGCGGGGCAACCCGTTGCTGACCCCGCGGCTCTGATCCAAGTGGTGAGTCGCCATGGCGTGGGACGACCCTTGCTGCTCCAGCTGGCGCGCGAAGGCCGAACCCTTGAGGTCAGCGTGACCCCCGTTGAGCTCTCGACCTTGATGAAGCGCTAG
- a CDS encoding zinc ribbon domain-containing protein yields MQRPIPWLWITLIGVLLIAPGLAGRLFVDVLEGITLLLVFGPLVLGGAGFLAWQWFKRRLVTCPACGTPSVGAPLCPACGADLTQVPPAGSASQPIDAPASDAVVDVQVQDVTDR; encoded by the coding sequence ATGCAACGTCCGATTCCTTGGCTCTGGATCACCCTGATCGGCGTCCTGCTGATCGCTCCAGGCTTGGCCGGTCGTCTGTTTGTGGATGTGCTCGAGGGCATCACCCTGCTGTTGGTCTTTGGCCCTCTGGTCCTCGGCGGTGCCGGTTTTTTGGCCTGGCAGTGGTTCAAGCGCCGTCTGGTGACCTGTCCTGCCTGCGGGACCCCCAGCGTTGGCGCCCCGCTCTGCCCGGCTTGTGGGGCTGATCTCACTCAGGTGCCTCCGGCTGGATCGGCGTCACAACCCATTGATGCGCCCGCGAGCGATGCCGTGGTCGACGTTCAAGTCCAGGACGTCACCGATCGCTAG
- a CDS encoding DUF2973 domain-containing protein, whose product MLATTPDLGLVASKLLPLVYGACFIGLLWQAFRIMARGYSAVPRPGDQDRAPQGDRTGRLTIHPELLDQDGQLTQDDLLTVRFGEDDE is encoded by the coding sequence ATGCTCGCCACCACACCCGATCTCGGTTTGGTCGCCAGCAAGCTGCTGCCGCTGGTTTACGGAGCCTGCTTCATCGGGCTGCTGTGGCAGGCCTTTCGGATCATGGCCCGCGGCTACTCAGCGGTGCCGCGGCCAGGCGATCAAGACCGCGCCCCGCAAGGGGATCGGACAGGGCGGCTGACCATTCACCCTGAACTCTTGGATCAGGACGGACAGCTCACCCAAGACGACCTGCTGACGGTTCGTTTTGGTGAAGATGACGAGTAG
- a CDS encoding YihY/virulence factor BrkB family protein gives MNLQVLVRSRRWRAMVKPFWKAYRLWDREDCVDLSAAFAYHSLQSFFPILLIALGVAGLVLGRMDGLADQVIAFADQILPPSALPLVSTTLLRLYKQGTGAGLIGLIFLVISSTNAYLSLQRGADRLWGFRPILTPPENWKKPVWKFIRNRIESLVVVVLIGFFVVLDQVTTNLRLLKPGSWRSLLESWLPEKLHLWAPVPLLVDLGISVLISCSLAFVLLAFMPTRRVPLKPLLPGALLIGSALTALNLALGRSLISLGARFQAYGVIGGVLVLSLWVWLVALVVYYGMALSVVCSKRRELSAG, from the coding sequence ATGAATTTGCAGGTGTTGGTGCGTTCGCGTCGATGGCGCGCGATGGTGAAGCCGTTCTGGAAGGCCTACCGCCTCTGGGATCGTGAAGACTGTGTGGATCTGAGCGCCGCATTTGCCTATCACAGTCTTCAATCCTTCTTCCCCATTCTTCTGATTGCACTGGGTGTTGCTGGCCTGGTCCTCGGTCGAATGGACGGCTTGGCAGATCAGGTGATTGCTTTTGCCGATCAGATCCTGCCCCCTTCAGCATTGCCCTTGGTGAGTACGACGCTGCTCCGTCTGTATAAACAAGGGACAGGAGCCGGCTTGATTGGTCTCATCTTCTTGGTGATCTCATCGACCAATGCGTATCTCAGTCTCCAGCGCGGTGCTGATCGACTTTGGGGTTTTCGTCCAATCCTGACTCCACCAGAAAACTGGAAAAAGCCGGTCTGGAAGTTCATTCGTAATCGCATTGAGTCGCTTGTTGTTGTTGTTCTGATTGGCTTTTTTGTGGTCCTCGATCAGGTCACAACGAACCTGCGCTTGCTGAAGCCAGGTAGCTGGCGCTCGCTCCTCGAGAGTTGGCTACCGGAGAAATTGCACCTCTGGGCCCCTGTCCCATTGCTGGTGGATTTGGGGATCAGCGTCTTGATTAGCTGCTCCCTGGCTTTCGTCTTGCTGGCATTCATGCCGACGCGAAGGGTCCCGTTGAAGCCACTGCTGCCCGGCGCTCTGCTGATTGGCTCAGCCCTGACGGCCCTGAATCTCGCCCTAGGCCGAAGCTTGATCTCGCTGGGTGCTCGTTTCCAGGCCTACGGGGTGATCGGTGGCGTTCTGGTCCTCAGCCTCTGGGTTTGGCTGGTGGCGTTGGTCGTCTATTACGGCATGGCTTTGAGTGTGGTCTGCAGCAAGCGCCGTGAGCTTTCGGCGGGATGA
- the petB gene encoding cytochrome b6, whose protein sequence is MANSSPAAGGKSSPVYDWFNERLDIQEIVDDVASKYVPPHVNIFYCLGGITLVCFLVQFATGFAMTFYYKPTVAEAYASVQYLMTDVSFGWLIRSVHRWSASMMVLMLILHVFRVYLTGGFKRPRELTWITGVTMAVITVSFGVTGYSLPWDQVGYWAVKIVSGVPAAVPVVGDFMVELLRGGESVGQATLTRFYSLHTFVMPWLLAVFMLMHFLMIRKQGISGPL, encoded by the coding sequence ATGGCGAATTCCTCACCCGCCGCTGGCGGAAAGTCATCGCCCGTCTACGACTGGTTCAACGAGCGCCTGGACATTCAGGAGATCGTTGACGATGTCGCGTCGAAGTACGTACCGCCCCACGTCAATATTTTTTATTGCCTGGGCGGCATCACCCTGGTCTGCTTCCTGGTTCAGTTCGCGACCGGCTTCGCGATGACCTTCTATTACAAGCCGACCGTGGCTGAGGCCTACGCCTCGGTTCAGTACCTGATGACTGACGTCAGCTTCGGCTGGCTGATCCGCTCCGTTCACCGCTGGAGCGCCTCGATGATGGTGCTGATGCTGATCCTGCACGTGTTCCGCGTGTACCTGACCGGCGGCTTCAAGCGTCCCCGTGAGCTCACCTGGATCACTGGTGTGACCATGGCCGTGATCACCGTCTCCTTCGGCGTGACCGGTTACTCCCTCCCTTGGGATCAGGTCGGTTACTGGGCCGTGAAGATCGTTTCGGGTGTTCCCGCAGCTGTCCCCGTGGTGGGCGACTTCATGGTTGAGCTGCTCCGCGGCGGCGAGAGCGTTGGCCAGGCCACCCTTACCCGCTTCTACAGCCTTCACACCTTCGTGATGCCTTGGCTGCTGGCGGTGTTCATGCTCATGCACTTCCTGATGATTCGGAAGCAGGGCATCTCCGGTCCCTTGTGA
- the xseA gene encoding exodeoxyribonuclease VII large subunit — MKNDSGIPRYSVAELNQAIGSLLERGFAPRFLLEATVSRPQLKKGHLWLTLVDESASISGVVWSSQRERLSYQPSEGDGVLVVGKLNFWASRANLCVQILDIRPALSAVLRQFERVCSVLEPEGLFAAERKRALPEMPAAIALLTSVPSSALADMLRTAQERWPATTVHVVPIPVQGMVAAKIRERLAEVIQTSGEQRIEAIVLARGGGSREDLAVFDDEELARDLAASPIPVVTGLGHEDDTTVADLVADYRAATPTAAIVALLPDREALAQGLQHRLAIVRQLMLHRLQQSQQRLELQRQRLGECHPSLLIERERTRLQQRLQLLEALSPQRLLKRGFSLVRKADGSLLRSVSQSQDGDQLRLELVDGKIDAVVERVSAHPVQP; from the coding sequence CTGAAGAACGACTCCGGCATTCCCCGTTACAGCGTCGCGGAACTGAACCAAGCGATTGGATCGCTGCTGGAACGTGGCTTTGCACCGCGGTTTCTGCTGGAAGCCACCGTTTCACGGCCCCAACTAAAAAAAGGGCATCTCTGGCTGACCCTGGTCGATGAATCGGCCTCGATATCCGGGGTTGTCTGGTCCTCCCAGCGGGAGCGCCTGAGCTATCAGCCCAGCGAAGGAGATGGGGTGCTGGTGGTGGGGAAGCTCAACTTCTGGGCCAGCCGCGCCAATCTCTGTGTCCAGATCCTCGACATCCGGCCGGCCCTCAGTGCGGTTCTGCGGCAGTTCGAGCGGGTCTGCTCGGTCCTTGAACCGGAGGGCCTGTTTGCGGCGGAGCGCAAGCGGGCCCTGCCGGAGATGCCAGCGGCGATCGCCCTGTTGACCAGCGTCCCCAGCTCCGCCTTAGCGGACATGCTGCGCACAGCCCAGGAGCGCTGGCCAGCAACCACGGTTCACGTCGTGCCGATCCCCGTGCAGGGGATGGTCGCAGCCAAGATTCGTGAGCGTTTGGCCGAGGTCATCCAGACCAGCGGCGAGCAGCGGATTGAAGCGATCGTCCTGGCACGGGGAGGCGGAAGCCGAGAAGACCTTGCCGTCTTCGATGACGAGGAGCTAGCCCGCGACCTGGCGGCCAGTCCGATCCCGGTTGTGACCGGGCTGGGGCATGAGGATGACACCACCGTGGCGGATCTCGTCGCGGACTACAGGGCCGCCACTCCAACCGCCGCCATCGTTGCCCTCCTGCCCGATCGAGAAGCCCTGGCCCAGGGGCTCCAGCACCGTCTGGCGATCGTGCGCCAACTCATGCTGCACCGCCTGCAGCAAAGCCAGCAGCGGCTCGAGCTGCAGCGCCAGAGGCTGGGGGAATGCCACCCCAGCCTGCTGATCGAGCGGGAGCGCACCAGGCTGCAACAACGGCTGCAGCTGCTCGAGGCCCTCTCCCCACAACGATTGCTGAAGCGCGGCTTCTCCTTGGTGCGCAAGGCCGATGGCTCGCTGCTGCGCTCCGTCAGCCAAAGCCAAGACGGAGATCAACTCAGGCTGGAGCTGGTAGACGGCAAGATCGATGCCGTGGTGGAGCGGGTGAGCGCACACCCTGTCCAACCCTGA
- the petD gene encoding cytochrome b6-f complex subunit IV yields the protein MHILKKPDLSDPKLRAKLAKGMGHNYYGEPAWPNDLLYIFPVVILGTLACLVGLAVLDPAMLGDKADPFATPLEILPEWYLYPVFQILRVVPNKLLGIALQTMIPLGLMLVPFIESFNKFQNPFRRPVAMGAFLFGTVFTIYLGIGAALPIDKSLTLGLF from the coding sequence ATGCACATCCTTAAGAAGCCAGATCTCAGCGATCCCAAGCTGCGGGCCAAGCTCGCCAAGGGCATGGGACACAACTATTACGGTGAGCCGGCCTGGCCGAACGACCTGCTCTACATCTTCCCGGTGGTGATCCTGGGAACCCTGGCTTGCCTGGTGGGCCTGGCTGTCCTCGACCCCGCGATGCTGGGCGATAAGGCCGATCCTTTTGCCACTCCTCTGGAAATTCTTCCTGAGTGGTACCTGTATCCCGTCTTCCAGATCCTGCGTGTGGTGCCCAACAAGCTCCTGGGTATTGCTCTGCAGACCATGATTCCTCTGGGTCTGATGTTGGTGCCCTTCATCGAGAGCTTCAACAAGTTCCAGAACCCCTTCCGTCGCCCCGTGGCCATGGGTGCCTTCCTGTTCGGCACCGTGTTCACGATCTATCTGGGCATCGGCGCTGCTCTGCCCATCGACAAGTCCCTGACCCTGGGCCTGTTCTGA
- a CDS encoding exodeoxyribonuclease VII small subunit yields MTEAKPQAKRKKTASKGKAAEAAEREQWQKEIEGLSYQEANTALELTLAKLQSADLEVEEMAGFYRRAEAYAARCQVVLEQVAQEVVEWEALSA; encoded by the coding sequence ATGACGGAAGCCAAACCCCAAGCCAAACGCAAGAAGACCGCCAGCAAGGGCAAGGCGGCAGAGGCTGCAGAGCGAGAGCAGTGGCAGAAAGAGATAGAGGGCTTGAGCTACCAGGAGGCCAACACCGCCCTGGAACTCACCCTGGCCAAGTTGCAATCGGCGGATTTGGAGGTGGAGGAGATGGCCGGTTTCTATCGACGGGCCGAGGCCTACGCCGCGCGCTGCCAAGTGGTGCTCGAGCAGGTCGCCCAGGAAGTGGTCGAATGGGAGGCACTCAGCGCCTAG
- a CDS encoding HAD family hydrolase, producing MQSQLSAPLPDCPELVLVTDLDGTLLGGPSEERRAFYRWLAQQRERVLHVFCTGRDLGAIAKVLGEDEPLGLAAPHLVIGDVGCTVACGASLVPVPLAVDPIEQRWQALEPRLRTLLEGQPGLELQPMSSNRRLAFYVDLEQFNQDLIPVLEAEGATVVMSDNRYFDVLPGGVNKGSTLLSLLDWLEADHASVVTAGDTLNDLAMFETGLKGVMVGNAEPALVEQLPSLSGVYYAQGHGCQGIAEGLRHFGFGHLWS from the coding sequence TTGCAGAGTCAGCTCTCGGCGCCACTGCCGGACTGTCCCGAGCTGGTCCTGGTGACAGATCTCGATGGCACCCTCCTGGGGGGACCCAGCGAAGAGCGCCGGGCCTTTTATCGCTGGTTGGCTCAGCAGCGGGAGCGTGTTCTTCATGTCTTCTGCACCGGTAGGGACCTCGGCGCCATTGCGAAGGTGCTGGGGGAGGACGAGCCGCTGGGGCTGGCCGCGCCCCATCTCGTCATCGGTGATGTGGGCTGCACGGTTGCTTGTGGTGCCTCGCTAGTGCCGGTTCCCTTGGCCGTGGATCCCATTGAGCAGCGCTGGCAAGCCCTCGAACCGCGGTTGAGAACCTTGCTGGAAGGTCAGCCTGGGCTTGAGCTGCAACCGATGAGCTCCAATCGTCGTCTGGCCTTCTACGTCGACCTGGAACAGTTCAACCAGGACCTAATCCCTGTGCTTGAGGCGGAGGGGGCCACGGTGGTGATGTCGGATAACCGCTATTTCGATGTGCTCCCTGGCGGGGTGAACAAGGGTTCAACGCTGCTCTCCCTGCTGGATTGGCTGGAAGCAGACCATGCCTCGGTGGTCACGGCCGGGGACACCCTCAATGACCTGGCGATGTTCGAAACCGGCCTGAAGGGGGTCATGGTCGGCAATGCAGAGCCGGCCCTGGTGGAGCAGTTGCCTTCTCTCTCTGGGGTCTACTACGCCCAAGGCCATGGCTGCCAGGGGATTGCCGAGGGCCTGCGTCACTTTGGGTTTGGTCACCTCTGGAGTTGA
- a CDS encoding DUF2834 domain-containing protein has product MGGTQRLGIAMDSKPVQQPALAWIYLALAVAGGVLPWLSNLQFIREYGGSFDIAQFIALANANPAAESLSRDLLVGASAITVWMIVESRRLQMRHLWVVLLSAGTIAFAFAAPFFLFLRERRLAEMARTAEA; this is encoded by the coding sequence ATGGGAGGCACTCAGCGCCTAGGGATCGCGATGGACTCCAAACCCGTTCAGCAACCTGCGCTGGCCTGGATTTATCTCGCGCTGGCCGTAGCGGGTGGCGTTCTGCCCTGGCTTTCCAACCTGCAGTTCATCCGGGAGTACGGCGGCAGTTTTGACATCGCCCAGTTCATCGCCCTGGCGAATGCCAATCCCGCAGCCGAATCGCTGTCGCGCGATCTGCTGGTGGGAGCCTCAGCGATCACGGTCTGGATGATTGTCGAAAGCCGACGCCTACAGATGCGCCATCTCTGGGTTGTGTTGCTGAGCGCAGGAACGATCGCCTTTGCCTTCGCCGCTCCGTTCTTCCTCTTCCTGCGGGAGCGACGTCTAGCTGAGATGGCCCGAACTGCAGAAGCCTGA